In Gemmata obscuriglobus, a single genomic region encodes these proteins:
- a CDS encoding type IV secretory system conjugative DNA transfer family protein, producing the protein MRYCRIVLILAITLAAIELLLLIIAAPKFMTFLAVALFLIYRSRRKGRLDAFGTAEWASYGALKRKGMLEAGEGLCIGLVTGQRPTLWASVVNLFRRSVPAAIACEQLVMAVRQFNRPTPEPVKVRLNKVVHLAAFAPTGVGKGTSLILPFLLGLIRDSVVIYDPKGEACNLTAQSFRDRGYQVVVLDPYQVATKTPDGFNPLAMIDKDSPLVIDHARAMAAEMVVRTGNEPDPHWNDSAEAFIAAMIALTCLYGDGANRSLQAVRSLLTDPERMQAAIKVMVGDTAMSGMIARMGHQLATLKDKELASVLSTTNRHMRWLDTPAIANSTRESTFDPLDLTKKPLAVFVVLPVDQMKAQAGYLRLVMGSLLRACVAGGLQEQHKVHFVLDEAASLGEMDALEQALNIGRGYGIRIQLYYQSTGQLKKCWGVDGGDQVVLSNTTQIFFGVRDKDTAEYVSAMLGEETIWVESSGSNSGDSTSVNRNDPGGSFSVSRGRNTGLQQQARKLLKPEEVVALDERTAITLTPGVKPIATTLVRYYEEPLGNGAGRWRRLRIRVEVWLASILLLVVFSVLGAQMTRAMFHPQHPPLRRAAK; encoded by the coding sequence ATGAGGTACTGCAGGATCGTCCTGATTCTCGCCATCACCCTGGCTGCGATTGAGTTGCTGCTCCTCATCATTGCGGCCCCAAAGTTCATGACATTCCTCGCAGTGGCGCTGTTCCTGATCTACCGCAGCAGGCGGAAGGGACGGCTGGATGCCTTCGGGACTGCGGAGTGGGCTAGTTACGGGGCACTGAAAAGGAAGGGCATGCTCGAAGCGGGAGAGGGACTGTGCATCGGACTGGTAACCGGGCAACGTCCGACCCTTTGGGCATCCGTGGTTAACTTGTTCCGCCGCAGCGTCCCGGCCGCAATCGCCTGCGAGCAGCTAGTCATGGCGGTGCGGCAGTTCAACCGGCCTACACCCGAACCGGTGAAAGTGAGGTTAAACAAGGTCGTTCACTTAGCAGCGTTCGCACCCACCGGGGTTGGCAAGGGCACGTCTCTGATTTTGCCCTTCCTGCTTGGTTTAATTCGTGACTCGGTGGTGATCTACGACCCAAAAGGGGAGGCGTGCAATCTTACCGCTCAGAGCTTTCGCGACCGAGGTTATCAGGTGGTGGTGCTCGACCCATACCAGGTCGCCACCAAGACACCGGACGGGTTCAATCCGCTGGCGATGATCGACAAGGACTCGCCGCTGGTCATCGATCACGCCAGAGCCATGGCAGCCGAGATGGTTGTGAGAACTGGTAACGAGCCCGATCCGCACTGGAACGACTCCGCCGAAGCCTTCATCGCGGCCATGATCGCGCTCACCTGCCTGTACGGCGACGGGGCTAACCGAAGCCTCCAGGCCGTGCGGAGCCTGCTCACCGACCCGGAACGGATGCAGGCCGCAATCAAGGTGATGGTCGGAGACACAGCAATGTCGGGGATGATTGCTCGCATGGGGCATCAGCTCGCCACGCTCAAGGACAAAGAGCTTGCAAGCGTCCTGAGCACGACGAATCGGCACATGCGGTGGCTCGACACGCCAGCAATTGCGAACTCGACGCGGGAATCGACCTTCGATCCGCTGGACCTGACCAAGAAGCCGCTGGCAGTCTTCGTTGTCCTTCCGGTCGATCAGATGAAGGCCCAGGCGGGATACCTCAGGCTCGTGATGGGCTCTTTGTTGCGAGCCTGTGTCGCCGGTGGCCTGCAAGAGCAGCACAAGGTTCATTTCGTCCTGGATGAGGCTGCCTCACTGGGGGAGATGGATGCGCTAGAACAGGCGCTCAACATCGGACGCGGCTACGGGATACGAATTCAACTTTATTACCAGTCGACCGGGCAACTGAAGAAGTGCTGGGGCGTTGATGGTGGCGATCAGGTGGTGCTCTCCAACACCACGCAAATCTTCTTCGGGGTTCGGGACAAGGACACGGCAGAGTATGTGTCGGCCATGCTCGGTGAAGAGACCATCTGGGTGGAATCGAGCGGGAGCAATTCCGGCGATTCCACCTCGGTCAACCGCAACGATCCGGGTGGAAGCTTCAGCGTCTCACGGGGGCGAAACACGGGGCTCCAACAGCAGGCCCGGAAGCTGTTAAAGCCAGAGGAGGTGGTCGCCCTGGATGAACGTACCGCCATCACCCTGACGCCCGGAGTGAAACCCATCGCGACGACTTTAGTCCGCTACTACGAGGAACCGCTAGGAAACGGGGCGGGCCGTTGGCGGCGGCTGCGAATCAGGGTGGAAGTGTGGCTCGCCTCCATCCTGCTGCTGGTTGTGTTTTCCGTGCTGGGGGCACAGATGACACGGGCCATGTTTCACCCCCAACATCCGCCGCTCCGACGGGCGGCCAAGTAA
- a CDS encoding transposase, which produces MRPKRQSIRATPAHATRHLRPVLTDWLGRAVQLPKRRRTCTPEVVWRVVLFAAAFARSVAAACAAIADAPSGQAIWDCLYLTLPKRRRTLERRLRPALHAPLGKRKRAARVAIDYHRIGYFGTPNRDTTRSKGAGGTHTFHTYATACLVGGPDRYTLGLTAVGEKEPMTAVLTRLLDQVTAARVTVRVALLDKAFFSIAVMRLLQARGVPFVIPAVVRGRKPRPGVKGVGLRAVRRRGAGRYAYTHADRGTSVRVHVVIAHKSYRYRRTGGRRSKKLLYAAWRVSGSPVAIRDLYRTRFGIESSYRQLGQVRPRTSTTDGVVRLLWVAVGLILRNAWLWSRSARGLGWTLAAVCLILLADGLAPTDGENKSITTARSANKTKPPT; this is translated from the coding sequence ATGCGACCCAAACGTCAGTCTATCCGAGCCACCCCGGCCCACGCCACCCGGCACCTCCGTCCGGTCCTGACCGACTGGCTCGGCCGTGCGGTCCAACTGCCCAAGCGTCGCCGCACCTGTACACCCGAGGTGGTGTGGCGGGTGGTGCTGTTCGCCGCGGCGTTCGCCCGCTCGGTGGCCGCGGCCTGTGCCGCGATCGCCGACGCCCCGTCCGGGCAGGCCATCTGGGATTGCTTGTACCTCACGCTGCCCAAGCGGCGCCGCACCCTCGAGCGGCGGTTGCGGCCGGCCCTCCACGCCCCGCTCGGCAAGCGGAAGCGGGCGGCTCGGGTCGCGATCGACTACCACCGGATCGGGTACTTCGGGACGCCGAACCGGGACACCACCCGGTCCAAGGGGGCCGGCGGCACCCACACGTTCCACACGTACGCCACCGCGTGCCTCGTCGGGGGACCGGACCGGTACACGCTCGGGTTGACGGCCGTGGGCGAGAAGGAGCCGATGACCGCGGTGCTCACCCGGCTGTTGGATCAGGTGACGGCGGCACGGGTTACGGTCCGGGTCGCGCTGCTGGACAAGGCGTTCTTCTCGATCGCGGTGATGCGGTTGCTCCAGGCGCGGGGTGTGCCGTTCGTGATCCCGGCCGTGGTCCGGGGCCGCAAGCCCCGGCCCGGGGTGAAGGGGGTCGGGTTGCGGGCCGTGCGGCGGCGGGGCGCGGGTCGATATGCGTACACCCACGCGGATCGGGGCACCTCGGTGCGGGTGCACGTGGTGATCGCTCACAAGAGCTACCGGTACCGGCGGACCGGGGGCCGGCGGAGCAAGAAGTTACTGTACGCGGCGTGGCGGGTGAGCGGGAGCCCGGTGGCGATTCGGGACCTGTACCGGACCCGATTCGGGATCGAGAGCAGCTACCGCCAGTTGGGGCAGGTTCGGCCCCGGACCTCGACCACCGATGGGGTCGTGCGACTCCTGTGGGTGGCCGTCGGGCTGATCCTGCGTAACGCCTGGTTGTGGTCCCGCTCAGCCCGCGGCCTCGGGTGGACACTGGCGGCGGTATGCCTGATACTGTTGGCCGATGGGCTGGCACCTACAGATGGCGAAAATAAGTCCATTACTACTGCACGATCGGCCAACAAAACCAAGCCGCCAACTTGA
- a CDS encoding pentapeptide repeat-containing protein — protein MEPQNPRLDWRGTDLRGVNLQGVNLESADLRGADLRGVNMSRVNLRYADLRGASIQQANFQNANLYGAKMQGVEAQMTDFRGTDLRQANLAGAYLDGAMMSGPDIAKLLFQEAVRGNEVKEPSAPEYTKAREIER, from the coding sequence ATGGAACCACAGAACCCTCGACTCGACTGGCGCGGCACCGACCTTCGCGGTGTGAATCTTCAGGGCGTCAACCTGGAGAGCGCGGACCTCCGAGGCGCCGACCTCCGCGGAGTCAACATGAGCCGCGTGAACCTCCGCTATGCGGACCTGCGTGGTGCGAGCATCCAGCAGGCGAACTTCCAGAACGCCAACCTCTACGGCGCGAAGATGCAAGGGGTTGAAGCCCAGATGACTGACTTCCGGGGTACTGACCTGCGGCAGGCGAACCTCGCGGGCGCGTATCTAGACGGGGCGATGATGTCGGGGCCGGACATCGCCAAGCTGCTGTTTCAGGAGGCGGTGCGTGGGAACGAGGTGAAGGAGCCATCAGCACCCGAGTACACGAAGGCTCGCGAGATCGAGCGGTGA
- a CDS encoding helix-turn-helix domain-containing protein encodes MLTVKQAAAHACVCESITRAWVKRGLLPHFRMSASGKPGQGKILIQVEDLDGVMAGFKLGAKEPEPAPAPVNRPRSTFKHLKF; translated from the coding sequence GTGTTGACCGTGAAGCAGGCCGCCGCGCACGCCTGCGTGTGCGAGTCTATCACCCGGGCGTGGGTCAAAAGGGGGCTGCTGCCGCACTTCCGCATGAGCGCGTCGGGCAAGCCGGGGCAGGGGAAGATACTGATTCAGGTGGAAGACCTCGACGGCGTGATGGCGGGATTCAAGTTGGGGGCGAAGGAGCCGGAGCCCGCCCCGGCCCCGGTGAATCGGCCGCGTTCGACGTTCAAGCACCTTAAGTTCTGA
- a CDS encoding tyrosine-type recombinase/integrase has translation MARTPKPWFREDRNAYFVTIDGTRHNLGPDKKEADRRFHELMARPEKPTPSPANRSDRTAADVFEKFLDWCQKHRSPRTYELARKHVQSFCDHLRTARTLPAADLKPFHVAEWADSKPAWGPNQRRNAIGDVTRAYAWAEKLGYVAANPLRGVEKPGRTKRDTTMTAADFATLLGHVAESDPFRDLLTFAYEAGCRPQEARRIEARHLRPEFRRVELPPPEAKGKKRWRVIYLSAAAHATLARLAALRPTGPLFLNRDGNPWTAQALVCRLQRLLVKMSGAEAAVPKLPRFQGYKIADPAERAKAKAAHVAALAERRRERATKAREGEKRFAMYDLRHLFATRKLKEGHDPITVATLLGHRDTGMLARHYQELSKDCEHLLDAANGPRGEAGVRT, from the coding sequence ATGGCCCGCACACCGAAGCCCTGGTTCCGCGAAGACCGTAACGCCTATTTCGTCACCATCGACGGCACCCGGCACAACCTCGGCCCCGACAAGAAGGAGGCCGACCGCCGGTTCCACGAACTGATGGCCCGGCCCGAGAAGCCGACCCCTTCCCCCGCCAACAGATCCGACCGCACCGCCGCCGACGTGTTCGAAAAATTTCTCGACTGGTGCCAGAAGCACCGCAGCCCCCGCACCTACGAGCTGGCCCGCAAGCACGTCCAGTCGTTCTGCGACCACCTCCGCACCGCCCGCACCCTCCCGGCCGCCGACCTCAAGCCGTTCCACGTGGCCGAGTGGGCGGACTCCAAACCGGCCTGGGGGCCGAACCAGCGGCGGAACGCCATCGGCGACGTCACCCGCGCGTACGCGTGGGCGGAGAAGCTCGGGTACGTGGCCGCCAACCCCCTGCGCGGGGTGGAGAAGCCGGGGCGGACCAAGCGCGACACCACCATGACGGCGGCCGACTTCGCGACGCTGCTGGGGCACGTGGCCGAGAGCGACCCGTTCCGCGACCTGCTCACCTTCGCGTACGAGGCCGGGTGCCGCCCGCAGGAGGCGCGGCGGATCGAGGCCCGGCACCTGCGGCCGGAGTTCCGCCGGGTCGAACTGCCGCCGCCGGAGGCGAAGGGGAAGAAGCGGTGGCGGGTGATCTACCTGTCCGCGGCCGCCCACGCGACGCTGGCCCGCCTGGCCGCCCTCCGGCCCACCGGGCCGCTGTTCCTCAACCGGGACGGCAACCCGTGGACCGCCCAGGCGCTGGTGTGCCGGCTCCAGCGGCTGTTGGTGAAGATGTCGGGGGCGGAGGCCGCCGTGCCAAAGCTGCCGCGGTTCCAGGGCTACAAGATCGCCGACCCGGCCGAGCGGGCGAAGGCGAAGGCGGCGCACGTGGCAGCACTGGCGGAGCGGCGGCGGGAGCGGGCGACGAAGGCCCGGGAGGGGGAGAAGCGGTTCGCCATGTACGACCTGCGGCACCTGTTCGCGACCCGCAAGCTGAAGGAGGGGCACGACCCGATCACGGTGGCGACGCTGCTCGGGCACCGGGACACCGGGATGCTGGCCCGGCACTACCAGGAGCTGTCGAAGGACTGCGAGCACCTGCTGGACGCGGCGAACGGCCCGCGAGGTGAGGCGGGCGTCAGAACTTAA